A genomic region of Eucalyptus grandis isolate ANBG69807.140 chromosome 5, ASM1654582v1, whole genome shotgun sequence contains the following coding sequences:
- the LOC120293944 gene encoding disease resistance protein RGA2-like, whose translation MESVSILQNVVHDADERSVGDLYITRWLCDLTATLYDAEDLLEEWNVKEVTRQRESPSRYEESMQQAITSSSPSKERDSRLEMSALARDFRIGIELIAAKRRFLDLRERTKDVHAERGSRNRERSDSFVHRKEEEEIIGREDAKSAIMKFLLDSDTDEQISVLSIWGEKGIGKTALARCLYEDDMVKKHFHLSIWGNGFRNLEGELRKIRGRETTERADDLFQLQRYLLVIDDLRPEDAEPWGSLKILLMGGVRGSKILITTFHQAVADLTDTTPSYCLEALRTESSVDLLMRMACQEEEETRNPIKVVIGMQIVKKCNEALWKYERLEVHYSSR comes from the coding sequence ATGGAATCCGTCTCAATTCTCCAGAATGTAGTGCACGACGCGGATGAGCGGAGCGTCGGAGACTTGTACATCACACGATGGCTGTGCGATCTCACGGCTACTCTGTATGATGCAGAGGACTTGCTCGAAGAATGGAACGTCAAAGAAGTCACGCGGCAACGAGAATCGCCGAGCAGATACGAGGAATCGATGCAGCAGGCAATCACCTCCTCTTCGCCTTCTAAAGAACGTGATTCAAGGCTGGAGATGAGCGCCCTCGCGAGGGATTTTAGGATCGGAATAGAACTCATCGCTGCTAAGAGGAGGTTTCTGGACCTGCGAGAGCGCACCAAGGATGTGCATGCAGAGAGAGGATCGAGGAATAGAGAGCGGTCGGACTCCTTCGTGCaccggaaggaggaggaggagattatAGGGAGAGAGGATGCTAAAAGCGCAATTATGAAATTCTTGTTAGACTCCGACACTGATGAACAAATTTCCGTCCTTTCAATATGGGGTGAGAAAGGGATTGGAAAGACTGCTCTTGCTCGATGTCTATACGAAGATGACATGGTCAAGAAGCACTTTCATTTAAGCATTTGGGGTAACGGCTTCCGTAATCTTGAAGGGGAATTGCGAAAGATCAGGGGAAGAGAGACAACAGAGAGAGCAGATGACTTGTTCCAGTTGCAAAGATATCTCCTAGTTATTGACGATCTAAGGCCTGAGGATGCTGAACCATGGGGgagcttgaaaattttattgatGGGAGGTGTCCGAGGAAGCAAGATTCTGATAACTACTTTCCATCAGGCAGTTGCGGACCTTACGGACACAACCCCATCTTACTGTCTCGAGGCCCTTCGAACAGAGTCGTCTGTTGATTTATTGATGAGAATGGCTTgtcaggaagaagaagagactagAAATCCAATTAAGGTAGTTATCGGGATGCAGATAGTCAAAAAGTGTAATGAAGCCCTTTGGAAATACGAAAGATTGGAAGTCCATTATTCTTCAAGATAA